In Rhinopithecus roxellana isolate Shanxi Qingling chromosome 16, ASM756505v1, whole genome shotgun sequence, a single genomic region encodes these proteins:
- the NCBP1 gene encoding nuclear cap-binding protein subunit 1 isoform X4 — translation MCLRRRQKTHVPMLQVWTADKPHPQEEYLDCLWAQIQKLKKDRWQERHILRPYLAFDSILCEALQHNLPPFTPPPHTEDSVYPMPRVIFRMFDYTDDPEGPVMPGSHSVERFVIEENLHCIIKSHWKERKTCAAQLVSYPGKNKIPLNYHIVEVIFAELFQLPAPPHIDVMYTTLLIELCKLQPGSLPQVLAQATEMLYMRLDTMNTTCVDRFINWFSHHLSNFQFRWSWEDWSDCLSQDPESPKPKFVREVLEKCMRLSYHQRILDIVPPTFSALCPANPTCIYKYGDESSNSLPGHSVALCLAVAFKSKATNDEIFSILKDVPNPNQDDDDDEGFSFNPLKIEVFVQTLLHLAAKSFSHSFSALAKFHEVFKTLAESDEGKLHVLRVMFEVWRNHPQMIAVLVDKMIRTQIVDCAAVANWIFSSELSRDFTRLFVWEILHSTIRKMNKHVLKIQKELEEAKEKLARQHKRRSDDDDRSSDRKDGVLEEQIERLQEKVESAQSEQKNLFLVIFQRFIMILTEHLVRCETDGTSVLTPWYKNCIERLQQIFLQHHQIIQQYMVTLENLLFTAELDPHILAVFQQFCALQA, via the exons aaGACGCCAAAAGACTCATGTACCCATGTTACAGGTATGGACTGCTGATAAACCACATCCACAAGAAGAG TATTTAGATTGCCTGTGGGCCCAGATTCAGAAATTGAAAAAGGATCGCTGGCAGGAACGGCACATCCTAAGACCTTATCTTGCCTTTGACAGCATCCTGTGTGAAGCACTGCAGCACAATCTGCCTCCTTTTACACCACCTCCTCACACTGAAGATTCGGTGTACCCAATGCCAAGGGTCATCTTCAGAATGTTTGATTACACAGATGATCCCGAG GGTCCTGTCATGCCAGGGAGTCATTCAGTGGAAAGATTTGTAATAGAAGAGAATCTTCACTGCATCATTAAGTCCCactggaaggaaaggaagactTG TGCTGCACAGTTAGTGAGCTATCCAGGGAAGAACAAGATCCCCTTGAACTACCACATAGTTGAG GTGATCTTTGCAGAGCTGTTTCAACTTCCAGCACCCCCTCACATTGATGTGATGTACACAACACTCCTCATTGAACTGTGCAAACTTCAACCTGGCTCTCTACCCCAAGTT CTTGCACAGGCAACTGAAATGCTATACATGCGTTTGGACACAATGAACACTACCTGTGTAGACAG GTTTATCAATTGGTTTTCTCATCATCTAAGTAACTTCCAGTTCCGTTGGAGCTGGGAAGATTG GTCAGATTGTCTTAGTCAAGATCCTGAAAGTCCCAAACCAAAGTTTGTAAGAGAAGTTCTAGAAAAATGTATGAG GTTGTCTTACCATCAGCGTATATTAGATATTGTTCCTCCTACCTTCTCAGCTCTATGTCCTGCAAACCCAACCTGCATTTACAAGTATGGAGATGAAAGTAGCA ATTCTCTTCCTGGACATTCTGTTGCCCTCTGTTTAGCAGTTGCCTTTAAAAGTAAGGCAACCAATGATGAAATCTTCAGCATTCTGAAAGATGTACCAAATCCTAACCAGGATGATGATGACG atgaaggaTTCAGTTTTAACCCATTGAAAATAGAAGTCTTCGTACAGACTCTGCTACACTTGGCAGCCAAATCATTCAGCCACTCCTTCAGTGCTCTTGCAAA GTTTCATGAAGTCTTCAAAACCCTAGCTGAAAGTGATGAAGGGAAGTTACATGTGCTAAGAGTTATGTTTGAGGTGTGGAGGAACCATCCACag ATGATTGCTGTACTAGTGGATAAGATGATTCGTACACAAATAGTTGATTGTGCTGCAGTAGCAAATTGGATCTTCTCTTCAGAACTGTCTCGTGACTTTACCAG ATTGTTCGTTTGGGAAATCTTGCACTCTACAATTCGTAAGATGAATAAACATGTCCTGAAGATCCAGAAAGAGCTGGAAGAAGCTAAAGAGAAACTTGCTAGGCAACACAAACGG CGAAGTGATGACGACGACAGAAGCAGTGACAGGAAAGATGGGGTTCTTGAGGAACAAATAGAAAGACTTCAGGAAAAAGTGGAATCTGCTCAGAGTGAACAAAAGAATCTTTTCCTCGTCATATTTCAG CGGTTTATCATGATCTTGACTGAGCACTTAGTACGATGCGAAACTGATGGGACCAGTGTATTAACACCGTGGTATAAGAACTGTATAGAGAGGCTACAGCAGATCTTCCTACAG CATCACCAGATAATCCAGCAGTACATGGTGACCCTGGAGAACCTCCTCTTCACTGCTGAATTAGACCCTCATATCTTGGCCGTGTTCCAGCAGTTCTGTGCCCTGCAGGCCTAA
- the NCBP1 gene encoding nuclear cap-binding protein subunit 1 isoform X3, with the protein MCLRCGEIGMCMHFCHLCPGLERSCTKRKMQRWTASLPTLKAILKDAKRLMYPCYRYGLLINHIHKKSILCEALQHNLPPFTPPPHTEDSVYPMPRVIFRMFDYTDDPEGPVMPGSHSVERFVIEENLHCIIKSHWKERKTCAAQLVSYPGKNKIPLNYHIVEVIFAELFQLPAPPHIDVMYTTLLIELCKLQPGSLPQVLAQATEMLYMRLDTMNTTCVDRFINWFSHHLSNFQFRWSWEDWSDCLSQDPESPKPKFVREVLEKCMRLSYHQRILDIVPPTFSALCPANPTCIYKYGDESSNSLPGHSVALCLAVAFKSKATNDEIFSILKDVPNPNQDDDDDEGFSFNPLKIEVFVQTLLHLAAKSFSHSFSALAKFHEVFKTLAESDEGKLHVLRVMFEVWRNHPQMIAVLVDKMIRTQIVDCAAVANWIFSSELSRDFTRLFVWEILHSTIRKMNKHVLKIQKELEEAKEKLARQHKRRSDDDDRSSDRKDGVLEEQIERLQEKVESAQSEQKNLFLVIFQRFIMILTEHLVRCETDGTSVLTPWYKNCIERLQQIFLQHHQIIQQYMVTLENLLFTAELDPHILAVFQQFCALQA; encoded by the exons aaGACGCCAAAAGACTCATGTACCCATGTTACAGGTATGGACTGCTGATAAACCACATCCACAAGAAGAG CATCCTGTGTGAAGCACTGCAGCACAATCTGCCTCCTTTTACACCACCTCCTCACACTGAAGATTCGGTGTACCCAATGCCAAGGGTCATCTTCAGAATGTTTGATTACACAGATGATCCCGAG GGTCCTGTCATGCCAGGGAGTCATTCAGTGGAAAGATTTGTAATAGAAGAGAATCTTCACTGCATCATTAAGTCCCactggaaggaaaggaagactTG TGCTGCACAGTTAGTGAGCTATCCAGGGAAGAACAAGATCCCCTTGAACTACCACATAGTTGAG GTGATCTTTGCAGAGCTGTTTCAACTTCCAGCACCCCCTCACATTGATGTGATGTACACAACACTCCTCATTGAACTGTGCAAACTTCAACCTGGCTCTCTACCCCAAGTT CTTGCACAGGCAACTGAAATGCTATACATGCGTTTGGACACAATGAACACTACCTGTGTAGACAG GTTTATCAATTGGTTTTCTCATCATCTAAGTAACTTCCAGTTCCGTTGGAGCTGGGAAGATTG GTCAGATTGTCTTAGTCAAGATCCTGAAAGTCCCAAACCAAAGTTTGTAAGAGAAGTTCTAGAAAAATGTATGAG GTTGTCTTACCATCAGCGTATATTAGATATTGTTCCTCCTACCTTCTCAGCTCTATGTCCTGCAAACCCAACCTGCATTTACAAGTATGGAGATGAAAGTAGCA ATTCTCTTCCTGGACATTCTGTTGCCCTCTGTTTAGCAGTTGCCTTTAAAAGTAAGGCAACCAATGATGAAATCTTCAGCATTCTGAAAGATGTACCAAATCCTAACCAGGATGATGATGACG atgaaggaTTCAGTTTTAACCCATTGAAAATAGAAGTCTTCGTACAGACTCTGCTACACTTGGCAGCCAAATCATTCAGCCACTCCTTCAGTGCTCTTGCAAA GTTTCATGAAGTCTTCAAAACCCTAGCTGAAAGTGATGAAGGGAAGTTACATGTGCTAAGAGTTATGTTTGAGGTGTGGAGGAACCATCCACag ATGATTGCTGTACTAGTGGATAAGATGATTCGTACACAAATAGTTGATTGTGCTGCAGTAGCAAATTGGATCTTCTCTTCAGAACTGTCTCGTGACTTTACCAG ATTGTTCGTTTGGGAAATCTTGCACTCTACAATTCGTAAGATGAATAAACATGTCCTGAAGATCCAGAAAGAGCTGGAAGAAGCTAAAGAGAAACTTGCTAGGCAACACAAACGG CGAAGTGATGACGACGACAGAAGCAGTGACAGGAAAGATGGGGTTCTTGAGGAACAAATAGAAAGACTTCAGGAAAAAGTGGAATCTGCTCAGAGTGAACAAAAGAATCTTTTCCTCGTCATATTTCAG CGGTTTATCATGATCTTGACTGAGCACTTAGTACGATGCGAAACTGATGGGACCAGTGTATTAACACCGTGGTATAAGAACTGTATAGAGAGGCTACAGCAGATCTTCCTACAG CATCACCAGATAATCCAGCAGTACATGGTGACCCTGGAGAACCTCCTCTTCACTGCTGAATTAGACCCTCATATCTTGGCCGTGTTCCAGCAGTTCTGTGCCCTGCAGGCCTAA
- the NCBP1 gene encoding nuclear cap-binding protein subunit 1 isoform X5, translating into MYPCYRYGLLINHIHKKSILCEALQHNLPPFTPPPHTEDSVYPMPRVIFRMFDYTDDPEGPVMPGSHSVERFVIEENLHCIIKSHWKERKTCAAQLVSYPGKNKIPLNYHIVEVIFAELFQLPAPPHIDVMYTTLLIELCKLQPGSLPQVLAQATEMLYMRLDTMNTTCVDRFINWFSHHLSNFQFRWSWEDWSDCLSQDPESPKPKFVREVLEKCMRLSYHQRILDIVPPTFSALCPANPTCIYKYGDESSNSLPGHSVALCLAVAFKSKATNDEIFSILKDVPNPNQDDDDDEGFSFNPLKIEVFVQTLLHLAAKSFSHSFSALAKFHEVFKTLAESDEGKLHVLRVMFEVWRNHPQMIAVLVDKMIRTQIVDCAAVANWIFSSELSRDFTRLFVWEILHSTIRKMNKHVLKIQKELEEAKEKLARQHKRRSDDDDRSSDRKDGVLEEQIERLQEKVESAQSEQKNLFLVIFQRFIMILTEHLVRCETDGTSVLTPWYKNCIERLQQIFLQHHQIIQQYMVTLENLLFTAELDPHILAVFQQFCALQA; encoded by the exons ATGTACCCATGTTACAGGTATGGACTGCTGATAAACCACATCCACAAGAAGAG CATCCTGTGTGAAGCACTGCAGCACAATCTGCCTCCTTTTACACCACCTCCTCACACTGAAGATTCGGTGTACCCAATGCCAAGGGTCATCTTCAGAATGTTTGATTACACAGATGATCCCGAG GGTCCTGTCATGCCAGGGAGTCATTCAGTGGAAAGATTTGTAATAGAAGAGAATCTTCACTGCATCATTAAGTCCCactggaaggaaaggaagactTG TGCTGCACAGTTAGTGAGCTATCCAGGGAAGAACAAGATCCCCTTGAACTACCACATAGTTGAG GTGATCTTTGCAGAGCTGTTTCAACTTCCAGCACCCCCTCACATTGATGTGATGTACACAACACTCCTCATTGAACTGTGCAAACTTCAACCTGGCTCTCTACCCCAAGTT CTTGCACAGGCAACTGAAATGCTATACATGCGTTTGGACACAATGAACACTACCTGTGTAGACAG GTTTATCAATTGGTTTTCTCATCATCTAAGTAACTTCCAGTTCCGTTGGAGCTGGGAAGATTG GTCAGATTGTCTTAGTCAAGATCCTGAAAGTCCCAAACCAAAGTTTGTAAGAGAAGTTCTAGAAAAATGTATGAG GTTGTCTTACCATCAGCGTATATTAGATATTGTTCCTCCTACCTTCTCAGCTCTATGTCCTGCAAACCCAACCTGCATTTACAAGTATGGAGATGAAAGTAGCA ATTCTCTTCCTGGACATTCTGTTGCCCTCTGTTTAGCAGTTGCCTTTAAAAGTAAGGCAACCAATGATGAAATCTTCAGCATTCTGAAAGATGTACCAAATCCTAACCAGGATGATGATGACG atgaaggaTTCAGTTTTAACCCATTGAAAATAGAAGTCTTCGTACAGACTCTGCTACACTTGGCAGCCAAATCATTCAGCCACTCCTTCAGTGCTCTTGCAAA GTTTCATGAAGTCTTCAAAACCCTAGCTGAAAGTGATGAAGGGAAGTTACATGTGCTAAGAGTTATGTTTGAGGTGTGGAGGAACCATCCACag ATGATTGCTGTACTAGTGGATAAGATGATTCGTACACAAATAGTTGATTGTGCTGCAGTAGCAAATTGGATCTTCTCTTCAGAACTGTCTCGTGACTTTACCAG ATTGTTCGTTTGGGAAATCTTGCACTCTACAATTCGTAAGATGAATAAACATGTCCTGAAGATCCAGAAAGAGCTGGAAGAAGCTAAAGAGAAACTTGCTAGGCAACACAAACGG CGAAGTGATGACGACGACAGAAGCAGTGACAGGAAAGATGGGGTTCTTGAGGAACAAATAGAAAGACTTCAGGAAAAAGTGGAATCTGCTCAGAGTGAACAAAAGAATCTTTTCCTCGTCATATTTCAG CGGTTTATCATGATCTTGACTGAGCACTTAGTACGATGCGAAACTGATGGGACCAGTGTATTAACACCGTGGTATAAGAACTGTATAGAGAGGCTACAGCAGATCTTCCTACAG CATCACCAGATAATCCAGCAGTACATGGTGACCCTGGAGAACCTCCTCTTCACTGCTGAATTAGACCCTCATATCTTGGCCGTGTTCCAGCAGTTCTGTGCCCTGCAGGCCTAA